The genomic DNA GCTTCGGTGGTGCCTACGGGTGAAGTGGACTCGATGACATAAAGGTCGCCTTCCTTTAATAATGGCAATACGGCACGTGTAGCGGCTTCCACATAACTAACGTCCGGTTCATGATTTCCTTTGAACGGGGTGGGAACTACCATAAAATAAGCATCGCTCACCTCCGGCTTTATGGAAGCTTTCAACGAGCCGGCATTCACCACCTCCTGCAACATCTCCTCCATACCCGGCTCAATGATATGCAGATGTCCTGCATTCGTCATATCCACTACCTGGGGGTTAATATCAACTCCTGTAATCTGAATGCCGTGCTTGGCGGCGATAATGGCTGTGGGCAATCCGATATACCCCAAGCCCATAAAACAAGCTTTCATTATCAATCTGTTATATAAGTTATTAATCTTTTAAAATTTCTTTCCGAGTACAATTGAACAGAATGTGTTCAACAGAATTTTAAAGTCGAACCACCATGAGCGATGTCCTAAATAATAAAGGTCATATTCCAAACGTCGGAGCATCTTCTCCATCGTATCCGTATAGCCGTTATATAGTGTGGCATATGATGTTACGCCCGGACGGATTTGGTAAAGATAAGTATATCGCTTGTCGTGTTCAAGTATCTGGTCGATATAAAACTTACGCTCCGGACGTGGACCGATGAATGCCATATCGCCACGCAGAACATTGTAGAGTTGGGGTAATTCATCCAAATGGTGCGCCCGGATGAAACGACCGGTCTTAGTCAATCGGGAATCATTTTCACCCCCGGTATGACTAAGCTGCGGTCCGAACTTCTCGGCATCCAGACGCATGGAGCGGAATTTGTATATGTAGAACGGGCGCCCGAATCTGCCGATACGTTCTTGCTTGAAGATGACACTTCCTCCATCTTCCCTGCGAATGGCAATGTAGCAAAACAGGAATAGCGGAGAAAAAATGATCAATGCAATCAATGACAGGATAAAATCACCGATACGCTTTACATTGCGCGCAAATGCGGACATTCCATCGGGAATGAAACTGTCCCGTGGCACATATTGGCTGACATGTGTGGTGACAATTATTGCATCATCATTCGGGTCATCCTTTTTCAGCTTATGCAACCACTTCTGATAAGCATTAAAATTTATTGTATCTGCCATTTTTAACTTTATATAGGTCTCAGTTTGTGAACCTACCTCAACAGAACCTTGCAACAATGAAACAAGGGATTCTCCGGATGTAACCGTACACGGCATCTGAAGACAGTCTGAGTAACTACGAAAATTCATGTAGCCTTGTTGTTTATCAAAAAGACGTAAACCGTATGCGGAATAACCGTATGCACACCATGCACCGATCTGTTTATTCCGATACAAGTGGATATAAGAACCATCATTTTGATTTTCGTTTTCCCTTATAAGATGAACATTCATAAAAGTATATTGTTTATAATTTATCGTAAGCACAAAGCACTATACATTTGACTAATAATCAAGAGGTTTCCTGATCGCATCTATTCTATTTCACCTAAGACATACTTGTGGGGGCATGACGAAGAAGTTCCATTCCTCACACGAAGGACAACAGAATCTTTGATAGAGGAACAATCGTGATTATCGTCAATGTTGTTAATGCAGCTTCGTATCCGACCACTGTCTGGACCAAAGCCATAGCTGTTATGGCATGAGCCGTAGTGAAACCATGCATAACAACATTGGATATAAAAATATCAGTGTCTTTTATTCTAAGATTAAAGATTATACCAAATCCTGTTGATTGTACAAGTCTTGTTGCAATTTAGTCAACGGACGTAGATGAATGTCCGTTTCATTCTCCAGAAAACCAAAAATGATACGTTTCTGAAGGGAAGGAGTTATGGTCATCCCATCGTATTGATTTTCCATCATCTTCATATAGCTCTTATCCCATGCCTTACGTTTCCAGATAATTTCTTCCGCCACTTCCATTCTTGCCGACAATGGCACTTATTGTCACCCCCGCAGCAAAGAAATTCCTTTCAAGCGACCTGCACTCATCACCATAGCCATTGAACTGATATTGTTCACCTTGTTTCAAGATGCGCAGTACGTTCCTGTTCCAGCGGTCATCCTTTCGGATTACAAGGCTCGTCAATGCAAAATTTGCAATCATTGATCACTTTGTTTCTGTAAGGTTCCAATGACTTCCGATTTTACTGCCGAAGCGACCAATGTCTTGTAACAGCCTATGGCATGGATGTCACAACCGGTACGGTCGTACATTCCGGCTTTCAGCAGGGCTTCGGCCTTTTCCTGTACATGTTTTCCGTACATTCCGGCCAACGAGGGCAAATTGAGTTGGAAGGAGACATGCTCTTCCTTCAAGGCCTGATAATCCCTCTTCTGCATATATTCATACCGTTCCGAATGTGCAAGCAACGGGTAATAACCTTTCTTTTGGATGCGTTGCAGGACAGAGAGCAGTTCCATTGGTGGATTGAAATAGGAGGTTTCCACCAACAGGTAACGTTTCCCCTCCTCTAGGGGCAGCAGGTCATCTTTTTCCAGCCGTTCCTCAAAGAGATTGTCCATCATGTATTCCGCAGCCAAGGCAAGTTCCAGTGTGCCGTTATAACTCCGTTTCAATTCTTGGAACTTTTCCTGCAAGGTCACAGTTTCATTAGGGATGTCCTCCATGATGTGCGGCGTGAGCCATACCTTTCTGACTCCATGCTTTTCCATCATATCTAGAATTCGGAGTGATTCATCCAATGTTCCCACTCCGTCATCCACTCCCGGAAGGAGATGGCTGTGACAGTCGGTCATTCCTTTCAGGATACCGCTCCGGGCGAAGGTTATTGTCTTACGAAAGGGCCACATGATAGTTGAGTTAAAATTAAAAGTTCTTACGAGAACGATAACATGCAAAATCAATCACTTGATGACCATCCATTTACCCCCCCCATTTTTCCTTTATTTCCATAATAGGAAGAGTAGCCGTTGCGATAGCCATATCTATAGCCATAGCGGCCTCCGGCACTTTCTGTACCGTTCAGTATCACGCTGAGGTTCTTGAAACGTTTCTCCTGGTAAATATTTTCTAGTTCGGGCAGCATGCTACGGTCCAATAAACCGCTGCGGACTACAAAGACGGTGCGGTCAGCCAGTTTCTCGATGATCTGCGCATCGGCCACGATATCGATAGGCGGACAGTCAATAAAGATATAGTCATACTCGCTGCGAAGCACCTCTATCAAAGTGGCCAGTTTGCCGTCCTCCAACAGTTCCGTCGGGTTTGGGGGAACAGTACCGATAGGAATGATATGCAGGTTGTCGTATTTTTCATCCTTCACGATAATCTCCTTCCAGTCACTGACACGGTTGCCCAGATAATCACTTAAACCAGTCTTCGGGGAATCCACGTAGGAGGAGGTGGAGCCGTGACGCAGGTCACCGTCTATCACCAATATTCTCTTTTTCTTGATGGCAAAGCTCATGGCAATGTTCATGGCAAGGAACGACTTGCCGCTGCCAGGATTAAACGAGGTAAGCATGAACACGTTCTGACCGCTGTCCTTGCCTGCCATAAAGTCAATATTGGAACGTAACACGCGGAACGCTTCATTGATAATGTTACGGTTGCCTTCCTTCACCACGATGGCTTTCATGACAGACTGTGTGTGTTTATCGAATCCCAATTTCTTCTTAGCACTGAGATATTGGGGGATCTCACCGATGAACGGAATGCTTAGGTTTTCCAGATCCTTTCGCCCGCGCACCTTGGTATTCATGTTTTCCTTCATGAAAATAATCACCGCCGGAACAAGCAGACCGATGGCGAATGCCACCAAAAGGATATTCATCTTTCGGGGGGCTGTGGGAAGCATGCTGCCTCTCGGAGCGGTAATCACACGTGTATTGTAGGCGGTGAAAGCCTGTGAAAGCTCGTTCTCCTCACGTTTCTGGAGCAGATAAAGATACAGTTCCTCCTTCACCTTCTGCTGGCGTTCCACAGAAAGCAGATATTTCGCCTGGTTCGGGTTGGAAGCCAGTTGGCTGGTGGTCGTGGCTTCCTGTTGGCGGATGTTGCGTATTTGGGTATTGAGCGAAACAATCAGGTTGTCCACCGACTGAATGATGGTACGCTGCATGCTTTGCAGTGAGTTAGCCATGTCTTTTGCCAGAGGGTTCTTCTCGCTACTGTTGGCGATCAGGCGGTTACGTTCGAGCACGATCGTGTTATATTCACCGATCTGGCTCTCGATATTGACATTAGCGATACCGGAGTTGGTGGGTAACAGCTGGCTGAGTTTCTTGTTGTTCAACTCTTTCCGGATATACTGTGCGGTGGAAAGCTGGCTGTTGAGTGCCAGCAACTCCTTCTTGTTCTCGGCGGACTGGGACAGGTAGAGGCTGGATGCCGCCTGCACATCCGGCAGCAGGTGCTCACTCTTGTAACCGGCGATGTTCTCATCTACATTGCCCAGCTCGTTTTCGATCACGCTCAGACGGTCACCGATGAACTGCGAAGTACTGACGGCGATCTGGTTCTTGTCCTGAATCCATTTCTCGTTGTACATTTCAATCAGGGTGTTCAGAATGTCTTCAGCCTTCTGAATGGAGGCATCGTTGATACTCAGATTGATAATGGTGGCATCCTCGTTTCCCAATTCCGCATGCAAAGCGGCTGTATAATAATCGGTGACGGCACACACATTACCTTTTCTATAACGTATGGAAGTGCCCACGAATGAATCGTTCCAATATTTTGTGAAATTGATGACAAGTGTGCCTATTTCAGTACGGATGGAATCGCCCATCTTTCCGGAGAAATCTTCCCCAAACGCTTTCCCGTTTACTTCCATGTCGGATATGACAAACGTTTCTTTGGATGAAATATCTATTGTAAAACCGACAGGAGTTTCATCCAAGTGGCGATAGGTGACTGCTAAAGGCGAACTTTTGTATAATTCCACATCTTTCAGTCCTTTGCGGACAGTATAGGTCTCGTTTAATCCCAACCGCTGTACCACCTCGGTCATCAGCGTGGGCGATTTCAGGGTGAGCAACTCATTGTTGATATTGGTATTCGACTTGAAGATACCCAAGTCAGAAAATTCACTGACCACATTGGTGGATGTTCCTCCCTTGGAATCATCTTTCACCAAAATGGCAGCGGTACGGGTGTAAATGTTCGGGGTGCCCAGCAGGTACAAGGCGGCTGTCGCCAGGGTTACGAACAGGGAGAGGGCAAACCAGTGCCACCGGGGCATGAAAATCCCCCACAGGTCTTGTATGCGTATGAAGTCGTCAGCAGGCTTGCTGGCGGTTGTTTTCTTTTCTGTCATATTATAAAAATATAAAGTGATTCCTTTTCTGAAGGTTACTTGAATATTAGCACACCCAACGAAGTGAGGAATGAAGCGACGCTGATCCATAGCGATACGGACTTCACGTTATTCTCGTTGATGGTGCTCTGACCGGCACGCATCTTATTGGGCTGCACATAAATCACATCGTTTTGCTTCAAATAGTAGACCGGAGATTTAAAAATGTCCTTACTACGAAGATCTACCCAGTGGGTGACACGCTCACCGTTTTCCTCGCGGATGACAAAGATAGCATCACGTTTACCGGTAATGGTCAAGTCGCCCGCCATGCTGATGGCTTCAAGCAAAGTGATCTGGTCTTTGGTTATGTTGTACTTGCCGGGGGTTTTTACCTCACCTAACACGGAGAAATAGAGATTCATGAACTCTACGGTCACTACCGGATCTTTCACCAAGTCCTCTTCCATCA from Parabacteroides merdae ATCC 43184 includes the following:
- a CDS encoding polysaccharide biosynthesis/export family protein is translated as MKNRFLIYLFAIVLFTSCHTSKEILYFQDIAVNQPEAIVGARDITVQPKDQISIMVSSKDPQLAALFNLTRVQYRAGTADLRSSNNNGEISGYTLDDKGNIDFPVIGTLHIAGMTKSQIAALIKKRLMEEDLVKDPVVTVEFMNLYFSVLGEVKTPGKYNITKDQITLLEAISMAGDLTITGKRDAIFVIREENGERVTHWVDLRSKDIFKSPVYYLKQNDVIYVQPNKMRAGQSTINENNVKSVSLWISVASFLTSLGVLIFK
- a CDS encoding GumC family protein, yielding MTEKKTTASKPADDFIRIQDLWGIFMPRWHWFALSLFVTLATAALYLLGTPNIYTRTAAILVKDDSKGGTSTNVVSEFSDLGIFKSNTNINNELLTLKSPTLMTEVVQRLGLNETYTVRKGLKDVELYKSSPLAVTYRHLDETPVGFTIDISSKETFVISDMEVNGKAFGEDFSGKMGDSIRTEIGTLVINFTKYWNDSFVGTSIRYRKGNVCAVTDYYTAALHAELGNEDATIINLSINDASIQKAEDILNTLIEMYNEKWIQDKNQIAVSTSQFIGDRLSVIENELGNVDENIAGYKSEHLLPDVQAASSLYLSQSAENKKELLALNSQLSTAQYIRKELNNKKLSQLLPTNSGIANVNIESQIGEYNTIVLERNRLIANSSEKNPLAKDMANSLQSMQRTIIQSVDNLIVSLNTQIRNIRQQEATTTSQLASNPNQAKYLLSVERQQKVKEELYLYLLQKREENELSQAFTAYNTRVITAPRGSMLPTAPRKMNILLVAFAIGLLVPAVIIFMKENMNTKVRGRKDLENLSIPFIGEIPQYLSAKKKLGFDKHTQSVMKAIVVKEGNRNIINEAFRVLRSNIDFMAGKDSGQNVFMLTSFNPGSGKSFLAMNIAMSFAIKKKRILVIDGDLRHGSTSSYVDSPKTGLSDYLGNRVSDWKEIIVKDEKYDNLHIIPIGTVPPNPTELLEDGKLATLIEVLRSEYDYIFIDCPPIDIVADAQIIEKLADRTVFVVRSGLLDRSMLPELENIYQEKRFKNLSVILNGTESAGGRYGYRYGYRNGYSSYYGNKGKMGGVNGWSSSD
- a CDS encoding sugar transferase; this encodes MSAFARNVKRIGDFILSLIALIIFSPLFLFCYIAIRREDGGSVIFKQERIGRFGRPFYIYKFRSMRLDAEKFGPQLSHTGGENDSRLTKTGRFIRAHHLDELPQLYNVLRGDMAFIGPRPERKFYIDQILEHDKRYTYLYQIRPGVTSYATLYNGYTDTMEKMLRRLEYDLYYLGHRSWWFDFKILLNTFCSIVLGKKF
- a CDS encoding tyrosine-protein phosphatase, translating into MWPFRKTITFARSGILKGMTDCHSHLLPGVDDGVGTLDESLRILDMMEKHGVRKVWLTPHIMEDIPNETVTLQEKFQELKRSYNGTLELALAAEYMMDNLFEERLEKDDLLPLEEGKRYLLVETSYFNPPMELLSVLQRIQKKGYYPLLAHSERYEYMQKRDYQALKEEHVSFQLNLPSLAGMYGKHVQEKAEALLKAGMYDRTGCDIHAIGCYKTLVASAVKSEVIGTLQKQSDQ